A genomic stretch from Kogia breviceps isolate mKogBre1 chromosome 1, mKogBre1 haplotype 1, whole genome shotgun sequence includes:
- the LOC136793528 gene encoding small proline-rich protein 2D-like: protein MSSQEQQCKQQCKPPPVCPHKCPDPCSPTKVKDPCPQKKDTDPCSPKKDTDPCQPKECQKKCPPVTPVQQCEQKCPPKNK, encoded by the coding sequence ATGTCTTCTCAAGAGCAGCAGTGCAAGCAGCAGTGCAAGCCACCTCCAGTGTGCCCACATAAGTGCCCTGATCCTTGCTCACCTACCAAGGTGAAAGACCCTTGCCCACAGAAAAAGGACACCGACCCTTGCTCACCGAAAAAGGACACCGACCCCTGCCAGCCTAAGGAGTGCCAGAAGAAATGTCCTCCTGTGACACCTGTTCAGCAATGCGAGCAGAAGTGCCCACCCAAGAACAAGTAA